A portion of the Bubalus kerabau isolate K-KA32 ecotype Philippines breed swamp buffalo chromosome 1, PCC_UOA_SB_1v2, whole genome shotgun sequence genome contains these proteins:
- the OLR1 gene encoding oxidized low-density lipoprotein receptor 1 has protein sequence MTVDDHKGMKDQLDQKPNGLRFVSSWRWYPAAVTLGVLCLGLLVTVILLILQLSQVSDLLKQQQANITHQEDILEGQISAQRRSEKSARESQKELKEMIETLAHKLDEKSKKLMELHRQNLNLQEVLKEAANYSGPCPQDWLWHEENCYQFSSGPFNWEKSQENCLSLDAHLLKINSTDELEFIQQTIAHSSFPFWMGLSMRKPNYSWLWEDGTPLTPHLFRIQGAVSHMYPSGTCAYIQRGTVFAENCILTAFSICQKKATLLTAQ, from the exons ATGACTGTTGATGACCACAAGGGTATGAAAGATCAACTTGATCAGAAGCCAAATG GTCTTCGTTTTGTTTCCTCTTGGAGGTGGTACCCTGCTGCTGTGACTCTAGGGGTCCTTTGTCTGGGATTACTGGTGACTGTTATATTGTTGATACTGCAAT TATCACAGGTGTCTGATCTCCTAAAGCAACAGCAAGCAAATATTACTCaccaggaagatatcctggagggaCAGATTTCAGCCCAGCGCCGATCAGAAAAATCTGCCCGGGAGTCACAGAAGGAACTCAAAGAAATGATAGAAACCCTTGCCCACAAGCTGGATGAGAAATCCAAGAAACTAATGGAACTTCATCGCCAGAACCTGAATCTCCAAGAAGTTCTGAAAGAGGCAGCAAACTATTCAG GTCCTTGTCCCCAAGACTGGCTCTGGCATGAAGAAAACTGTTACCAATTTTCCTCTGGCCCTTTTAATTGGGAAAAAAGCCAGGAGAACTGCTTGTCTTTGGATGCCCACTTGCTGAAGATTAATAGCACAGATGAACTG GAATTCATCCAGCAAACGATTGCCCATTCCAGTTTCCCCTTCTGGATGGGGTTGTCAATGAGGAAACCCAACTACTCGTGGCTTTGGGAAGATGGCACTCCTTTGACGCCCCACTT GTTTAGAATTCAGGGAGCTGTTTCCCATATGTATCCTTCAGGGACCTGTGCATATATTCAAAGGGGAACTGTTTTTGCTGAAAACTGCATTTTAACTGCATTCAGTATATGTCAAAAGAAGGCGACTCTATTGACAGCACAGTGA